A region of Brevinematales bacterium DNA encodes the following proteins:
- a CDS encoding signal peptidase — MYQVAYLKTFFDSMVLPYIVPEGIDVQPGHYFVVSSKFGEDVGYSMSGVKSLDPNAAGPVKRNHSEQASNSDIDDIVIDDASILEDKQEHVPIEIETNKILRAATDEEIKERERFSKEEIKAYESAKKEIELLNLPMKLINVHFLLQKKKIIFNFTADNRIDFRQLVKKLASIFRTRIEMRQIGVRDAAKIQGGYGVCGECTCCIRSNCHMNSIFLKMAKDQGFVVNSSKLTGLCGRLMCCLAYENDFYIEERKHFPEVGSFVRDEQFEYKIFSVNILCDEIYASDTYHHQRKFSHDEIVFQKKDENGIAHYRLKTPIPEVQQQPV; from the coding sequence TTGTACCAAGTTGCATATCTGAAGACATTCTTCGATAGTATGGTTCTTCCATATATAGTCCCGGAAGGAATAGACGTTCAGCCCGGGCATTATTTCGTAGTCAGCTCAAAGTTCGGCGAGGATGTGGGATACTCGATGTCCGGCGTGAAGTCGCTCGATCCGAACGCTGCGGGCCCCGTGAAGCGGAATCACTCCGAGCAGGCCAGTAATTCGGATATCGACGATATCGTGATCGACGACGCGTCCATACTCGAGGACAAGCAGGAGCATGTGCCGATCGAGATCGAAACCAATAAGATTCTCCGCGCGGCGACCGACGAGGAGATTAAGGAACGGGAAAGATTCTCGAAAGAAGAGATCAAGGCTTACGAATCCGCTAAGAAGGAAATCGAGCTGTTAAACCTGCCGATGAAGCTGATCAACGTGCACTTCCTGCTCCAGAAGAAAAAGATCATCTTTAACTTTACCGCCGATAACCGCATCGACTTCCGCCAGCTCGTCAAGAAACTCGCGTCGATCTTTCGGACCCGTATCGAGATGCGCCAGATAGGCGTGCGCGATGCGGCCAAGATTCAGGGCGGTTACGGCGTATGCGGGGAATGCACCTGCTGTATCCGTTCCAACTGTCACATGAACTCCATATTCCTGAAAATGGCTAAGGATCAGGGGTTTGTGGTCAATTCCAGCAAATTGACCGGATTATGCGGGCGGCTGATGTGCTGTCTCGCTTATGAGAACGATTTCTATATCGAGGAACGGAAGCATTTCCCCGAGGTAGGGTCGTTTGTCCGCGACGAACAGTTCGAATATAAGATATTTTCGGTCAATATACTCTGCGACGAGATTTACGCATCGGACACCTATCACCATCAGCGGAAGTTTTCGCATGATGAGATAGTTTTCCAGAAGAAGGATGAAAACGGGATTGCGCATTACCGGCTTAAAACACCCATACCGGAGGTGCAGCAGCAACCTGTATGA
- a CDS encoding DUF4097 family beta strand repeat protein encodes MKNAIIKLSLFAALAVVFTACDFWAPGIRIYEVKNYQFSTNNNQTFSLSIESGSITFLNSDDPYIKVVMTNFVDAGGYTYGKQLLEDNDLFSISSNNQSIIITQNKTITVDNWNVYGVGTEILVYVPIGVTFLTQKINSETAAVFYTLINTAPYIEINTTTGAVELSYLDAGTVKINTTTGAVNFFSIDCNSLSIITVTGSIDEMGDAINSPSVYLEVTTGNINVHAVNVNSLTAKTTTGNITVDFVSFLMSGSHASLTGTTGNIDAIFSSGATSALKVDAAVITGAVHSDITFASLIKDTHNIGAEYIAQNGGGTNPVTMRMTTGAINIDNE; translated from the coding sequence ATGAAGAACGCTATCATAAAACTTTCACTTTTCGCGGCTTTGGCCGTAGTTTTTACCGCCTGCGACTTCTGGGCGCCCGGTATACGGATTTATGAGGTAAAGAATTACCAGTTCTCGACGAACAACAACCAGACCTTTTCCCTCTCGATCGAGTCGGGTTCGATCACTTTCCTGAACTCTGACGACCCGTATATTAAAGTCGTGATGACGAATTTTGTGGACGCCGGCGGGTATACCTACGGCAAGCAGCTTCTCGAGGATAACGATTTGTTCTCGATCAGCTCGAACAACCAGAGTATCATAATCACCCAGAATAAGACCATCACCGTAGATAACTGGAACGTGTACGGGGTCGGGACTGAAATACTGGTTTATGTTCCGATAGGTGTCACTTTCCTGACCCAGAAAATCAACTCCGAAACCGCGGCGGTATTTTACACACTGATTAACACCGCGCCTTATATCGAAATCAATACGACCACCGGCGCGGTAGAGCTCAGTTATCTCGACGCGGGCACTGTGAAGATCAACACGACGACCGGCGCGGTGAACTTCTTCAGCATCGATTGTAACTCCTTATCGATCATCACCGTTACGGGAAGTATCGACGAGATGGGCGACGCGATCAATTCTCCTTCGGTCTACCTGGAAGTGACCACCGGGAACATCAACGTACATGCCGTTAACGTAAACAGTCTGACCGCCAAGACCACCACGGGGAACATCACCGTCGATTTCGTATCGTTCCTGATGAGCGGCAGTCATGCGTCATTGACCGGGACCACCGGTAATATCGACGCGATATTCTCATCCGGGGCGACCTCGGCATTGAAGGTCGACGCGGCTGTTATCACCGGGGCAGTGCACTCGGATATAACTTTCGCTTCGTTAATAAAAGATACCCATAACATCGGCGCTGAGTATATCGCCCAGAACGGCGGCGGGACGAATCCCGTGACCATGCGGATGACCACCGGAGCTATCAATATCGATAACGAATAA
- a CDS encoding acyl carrier protein — MADIIDKVKEIIVDKLGVEASAVNEPAAFIEDLGADSLDIVDLIMALEEEFGIDIPDEEAQKLRTVGDAVSYIKNHQ, encoded by the coding sequence ATGGCTGATATTATCGATAAGGTGAAAGAAATTATTGTGGACAAGCTCGGTGTTGAAGCGTCTGCTGTGAACGAGCCGGCCGCATTTATCGAAGACCTTGGAGCGGATTCTCTTGATATCGTTGATCTGATTATGGCTCTGGAAGAAGAATTCGGTATCGACATTCCTGATGAGGAAGCACAGAAACTTCGCACTGTCGGCGATGCTGTATCCTACATTAAGAATCATCAATAA